Below is a window of Nocardia asteroides DNA.
GAGGTGATGGTCGAGCAGTATCCGCGCTCGCGCGCGCCGCTGTCGGTGATGCCGACATTGCCGCTGTGCGGGCACTACAGCAGGCTCGCCGACGCTGACACCGCGTTCGGCGGGTCCCGCGCGCCCGGCCTGATCGTCAATATCTCCACCTCCAGCCCGGATCCGGCGACGTTCGCCGCGGAGCGGCAGTGGGTGCGCGAGTTCTGGGACGAACTGCGCCCGTTCGCCCGCGACGACCGCACCTACGTCAACTTCCTCGGCGACGGGAACACCGCGCAGGTCGCGGCGACCTACGGCGCCAAATACGACCGGCTGCGCGCGGTCAAGGGGCGGTGGGACCCCACCAACGTCTTCCGGCACAACGCCAACATCTCGCCCGCCCTGCCCTGAGCGGGCGCGGGTTGCCGAGCGGTTCGCTGGGCGGGCGCGGCGCGGATGCTCGGTCGAGGCCGCGCAGGATAGCCGGTACCGGCGGTCCACCGGCCGGAACGGCACACCCGGCGCGAAGAATTTTCCCGAACCCGCCGCGCGCGCCCGCCGACTGTGCATGACGCAGTGTCACAGGTAGAGCCATTTTTACTGGTGAGTAGCTTTTCGTCCTGGCATTTCGGCGCGCCGAACACCGCAAATCGAGACGTCGACAGAGTTGACGTGACCTCTCGTAGGTGTAACTATTGGAAACAGTAAACGTCCCTTGAGGAGAGGCAGTGACGACGATGTCTGCGCCCACCACCCCTGACGTCGATCCTGTAGTCGCGGAGGCTCAGGCGTACGCCGAGAAGTTGCTGATGCTGTCCGAGGCATCGGTCGACCGTCACTTCGACCCGTTCGAGGACATCGACTGGGACAACCCCGAGTTCGACCCGAACCACAAGCCCGAGCGCTGGGTCCTGGTCACCTCGGCCGACCCGATCGGTCGCCACCCCTGGTACCAGGCGCTGCCGCTGGACAAGAAGATCGAGATCGGCAAGGTCCGCCAGGCCAATGTCGCCAAGGTCGGCCTGCAGTTCGAGGCCATCCTGATCATCGGCATGATGCAGCACATCTTCAACCTGAAGAACAACGACCCGGAGTTCCGGTACTGCTCGCACGAGATGATCGAAGAGCACAACCACACTCTGATGTTCCAGGAGATGGTCAACCGCGTCGCCGACGTGCCGGGCATGAACCCGCTCGTGCGTCAGCTGCGTCACCTGGCCGCCCCGGTCGGCGCGCTGATGCCGAACCTGTTCTTCATGGCCGTGCTGGCCGGCGAAGAGCCGATCGACCACATCCAGAAGGACATCCTGCGCTCGGGTGACGACATCCACCCGATCATGCGCGGCGTGATGGCGATCCACGTGGCCGAGGAAGCTCGCCACATCTCCTTCGCCCACGAGTTCCTGAAGAAGAACGTGCCCGCGCAGCGGCCGTTCAACAAGTTCGTGCTGTCGATCGCGATGCCCACGATCATGTTCATTCTCGGCCGCGCCATCGCGACGCCGCCGAAGACCTTCTTCAAGCAGTTCGACATGCCCGCCGACGTCCGCAAGGAGCTGTTCTACGGCGCCAAGGAGTCCAAGCAGGTCTTCGCCGACTACTTCATCGACGTGCGCGCGCTCGCCGAGGAGGTCGGTCTGATGAACCCGGTCGCCAAGCGGGTGTGGAAGCTGCTCGGCATCGACGGTCCGTCCAGCCGCTACCGGTCGGAGCCCAAGCGCTCCGCCAAGCACGCAGCCTGAGACGATAGCCAGATGCCATACGTCGTTACCCAGTCATGCTGTAGTGACGCCTCGTGTGTCTACGCATGCCCGGTGAACTGCATTCATCCGACCCCGGATGAGCCGGACTTCCTCACCGCGGAAATGCTGTATGTCGATCCGTCGGCCTGCGTGGACTGTGGCGCCTGCGCCACCGCCTGCCCGGTCGACGCGATCACCTCGTCGAAGAAGCTGACCGACGAGCAGAAGCCGTTCATCGAGATCAACGCCGACTTCTACCGCATCCAGCGGGACCGGCCGACGTTGGCCCGTCCGGTGATGCCGCCCGCGATCGACACCCAGCGTTCGCCGCTGCGGGTCGCCATCGTGGGGTCGGGTCCGTCGGCGATGTACGCCGCCGACGAACTGCTGACCCAGCCCGGGGTCTCGGTGACCATGTTCGACCGGTTGCCGCAGGCCTACGGTCTGGCCCGGCTCGGCGTCGCGCCCGACCACAAGCGCACCCGCCAGGTCGCCGAGCTGTTCGACGTGATGTCGAAGCAGCAGGATTTCGGCACCTACCTGGACGTGGAGATCGGCAAGCACATCAGCCAGGCCGAGCTGCTCGAGCACTTCCACGGTGTGGTGTACGCCGTGGGCGCGTCCTCGGATCGCAAGCTCGACATTCCGGGCGAGGGTCTGCCGGGCAATGTCTCGGCCACCGACTTCGTCGCCTGGTACAACGGTCATCCCGACCACGCCGACGACCAGTTCGACCTGAACCAGAAGCGCGTCGTGATCGTGGGCAACGGCAACGTCGCCCTCGACGTGGCCCGCATCCTGACCGTCGATCCGGCCACGCTCGCCAACACCGACATCGCGCCCTACGCGTTGCGGGCGTTGCGGCAGAGCAAGATCGAAGAGGTCGTGATCCTGGGCCGTCGTGGCCCGGCCGAGTCGGCGTTCACCGTCCCCGAGTTCGTCGGCCTGCTGGCCGCCGACATCGACATCGCGATCGAGGGCGAGCTGCCCGAGGTCACCCCGGATCTGCCGTTCAAGGTCGAGCAGAAGCTGCGGCTGCTGCACAGTGTCGCGAACCGGCCCTTCGGCGAGCGCAAGCGGATCGTGTTCCGCTACCTGTCCTCGCCGGTGGAGATCCTGGGCACCGACGCGGTGACCGGGGTGCGGGTCGAGCGCAACGAGCTGGTCACCGGCGCCGACGGTCGCACCAGCGCGGTGCCGACCGGCGACACCGAGCTGCTCGAGGCGGGCGTCGTGCTCACCTCGGTCGGCTACCGCGGTGTGCCGAGCAAGGATCTGCCGTTCGACGACGCGCGCGGCGTGATCCCCAACGACCGGGGCCGGGTGCTGTCCGCGCCGGGTGGCGATGTCGTCACCGGCACGTACGTGACCGGCTGGATCAAGCGTGGCCCGACCGGCTTCATCGGCACGAACAAGTCGTGCGCGCAGGAGACCGTGCAGCAGCTGGCCGAGGACTTCAACACCGGCAAGCTGCGCGCGCCGGTCCGCGACGCGGTGGAGTTCGACCGCCTGGTCCGTGCCCGCCGTCCGCAGGCTCGCGCCGGCGGCGCCGCGGCACCGGCCGCGACCGGCCCGATCAAGCGCCTGCTCGCGCGGGGCTGACGCAGCGACACCCGAAGGCCCGCCCGCCGACATCGATTCGGCGGGCGGGCCTTCGGCGTTTCACTGCGCGGTGAAGCCGCCGTCCACGGCCACCGCCGACCCGGTGACGAACGAGGCCTCGGAGCTGAGCAGGAACGCGCACAGCGCGGCGATCTCGGCCGGCTGCGCGATCCGCCCGAGCGGGTGCAGGGCCGCGATCGCCGCCTCGCCCTCCGGCGTCGCCCCCATCGAGGTGCGGAAGGCCGGGGTGTCGACGGCCCCCGACACCAGCGCGTTGACCCGCACGCCCGCGGCGGCCGTCTCCAGCGCCACCGACCTGGTCAGACCGACGACGCCGTGTTTGGCGGCCACATACGGTGCGACCGAGGCCATTCCGACGACACCGAGATTGGAGGCGTTGTTCAGGATCGCGCCGCCGCCGGAGGCGATGATCGCGGGTACCTGATGCCGCAGGCCGTGGAACACGCCGGTGAGGTTCAGGTCGAGCTCGGCGCGCCACGCGTCGTCGGCGATCTCGGCGACCGGACCGAAGGCCGACACCGCGCCCGCGTTGTTGAACGCCGCGTCCAGCCTGCCGTACTCGGTGAGCGCGGCCTGGGTGAGCCGTGCGACATCGGCGTCGACGGTGACGTCGGTCGGTACGAACAGCGCACGCCCACCCGCGGACCTGATCTCGTCGGCGACCTGCTCGCCCTGATCCTTGCCGCGCGAACCGAGCACCACGGCCGCGCCTTCGGCCGCGACCCGCACCGCGACGGCCCGGCCGATCCCGGAACCAGCGCCGGTGATGAGCACAACCTGGTCGGCGAATCGAGTGGACATGTGAATTCCCTTCTCTCCCTGTATCTTCGGAGCGCGCCTCGGTGTCGCTCCGGCATTCAGTCAACCGTCGGAAACCGACGGGTGCTGGCGGGTATCGGCCGTAGCATTGACGCGTCATAGTTTTCGGCGTGTACTTCGCTATGTGGTCCCGCATTTCGGCGTCGATCGAAATCGGACAAGCGGCAAAAGAATTGGTTACCGGGCGGTAGGTGCGCTATTTGGCGGCCATAACAAACCGTAAGAATGTATTCCGCAGGCGCGTAAGTCGATTACTCGCTAGTAGCTGGATCTCGGAGTCTGTCAGCCGATTTGGCGACATCCAGGGGACTGGACGCCTGACCTTTCACCCGTTCACCTGCGAAAACCCCCTAACAAGGGCCAAAGGTCACGTGTTTCGTATCAATCAGGCAGCAATTCGGCTTTGTGCCGGTTAATCTGTGCGAGCTGTTTGGAAGACGACCGCGGCCACATGGTGCGCTCGCGTGCTGGACGTGGTCACGGTGCGTTGACGGGATAGCAAATACATGACCAGAGGTCTGGGCTTAAGCATCGGTACGGTCAATGCGATGTCGGCGGTGACGGTCGAGGATCCGGCCAAGCCGACAGTGCGCACACGGCGTACCGCACTCACCTTCGACGAAGCGGGTCGGCCCCGCATCGGCGCGATCAACGAATTCGCCTCGGCGATCACCGATTTCGCGGATCTGAGCCGCGATCCGGAACCGCTGGTGGTGAACGGCCGGTTCTATTCGGCGACCAACCTGATCGCCGCGGTGGTCACCGGGCTCATCGAGCTCGCCGAACCCGCCGCCGGTGTCGTATTGACCTATCCGG
It encodes the following:
- a CDS encoding AurF N-oxygenase family protein gives rise to the protein MTTMSAPTTPDVDPVVAEAQAYAEKLLMLSEASVDRHFDPFEDIDWDNPEFDPNHKPERWVLVTSADPIGRHPWYQALPLDKKIEIGKVRQANVAKVGLQFEAILIIGMMQHIFNLKNNDPEFRYCSHEMIEEHNHTLMFQEMVNRVADVPGMNPLVRQLRHLAAPVGALMPNLFFMAVLAGEEPIDHIQKDILRSGDDIHPIMRGVMAIHVAEEARHISFAHEFLKKNVPAQRPFNKFVLSIAMPTIMFILGRAIATPPKTFFKQFDMPADVRKELFYGAKESKQVFADYFIDVRALAEEVGLMNPVAKRVWKLLGIDGPSSRYRSEPKRSAKHAA
- a CDS encoding FAD-dependent oxidoreductase; the encoded protein is MPYVVTQSCCSDASCVYACPVNCIHPTPDEPDFLTAEMLYVDPSACVDCGACATACPVDAITSSKKLTDEQKPFIEINADFYRIQRDRPTLARPVMPPAIDTQRSPLRVAIVGSGPSAMYAADELLTQPGVSVTMFDRLPQAYGLARLGVAPDHKRTRQVAELFDVMSKQQDFGTYLDVEIGKHISQAELLEHFHGVVYAVGASSDRKLDIPGEGLPGNVSATDFVAWYNGHPDHADDQFDLNQKRVVIVGNGNVALDVARILTVDPATLANTDIAPYALRALRQSKIEEVVILGRRGPAESAFTVPEFVGLLAADIDIAIEGELPEVTPDLPFKVEQKLRLLHSVANRPFGERKRIVFRYLSSPVEILGTDAVTGVRVERNELVTGADGRTSAVPTGDTELLEAGVVLTSVGYRGVPSKDLPFDDARGVIPNDRGRVLSAPGGDVVTGTYVTGWIKRGPTGFIGTNKSCAQETVQQLAEDFNTGKLRAPVRDAVEFDRLVRARRPQARAGGAAAPAATGPIKRLLARG
- a CDS encoding SDR family NAD(P)-dependent oxidoreductase, translating into MSTRFADQVVLITGAGSGIGRAVAVRVAAEGAAVVLGSRGKDQGEQVADEIRSAGGRALFVPTDVTVDADVARLTQAALTEYGRLDAAFNNAGAVSAFGPVAEIADDAWRAELDLNLTGVFHGLRHQVPAIIASGGGAILNNASNLGVVGMASVAPYVAAKHGVVGLTRSVALETAAAGVRVNALVSGAVDTPAFRTSMGATPEGEAAIAALHPLGRIAQPAEIAALCAFLLSSEASFVTGSAVAVDGGFTAQ